A genomic window from Deltaproteobacteria bacterium includes:
- a CDS encoding NADP-dependent malic enzyme (NADP-dependent; catalyzes the oxidative decarboxylation of malate to form pyruvate; decarboxylates oxaloacetate), with amino-acid sequence ALELTGQRADQLKVVFSGAGAAAIACAKMFLRVGVKKENVFLCDTRGIVTRARNCEANRAFFAQDVKDGTLADAMKGAHVFVGLSGRGLVTQAMLKTMAPKAIVFAMANPDPEIGYHEALDVRPDIVMATGRSDFPNQVNNVLGFPFIFRGTLDVGSVKINEEMKLAASHALAALAREKVPLSVCHAYRLDALQFGPEYIIPKPLDPRVLLHVAPAVAKAAMESGVATRPIADFSKYADKLHSLIERKFARDDVLEMSAPPLKISLAFAK; translated from the coding sequence ATGCCCTCGAACTGACCGGACAACGGGCCGATCAGCTGAAGGTTGTTTTCTCCGGCGCCGGGGCGGCGGCGATTGCCTGCGCGAAGATGTTTTTGCGTGTGGGGGTGAAGAAGGAAAACGTTTTTCTCTGCGACACCAGGGGGATTGTGACCAGGGCCCGCAATTGCGAGGCAAATCGCGCCTTCTTTGCCCAGGATGTAAAGGATGGAACGCTGGCCGATGCGATGAAGGGGGCTCATGTGTTTGTGGGGCTTTCCGGAAGGGGCCTGGTCACGCAGGCAATGCTTAAAACGATGGCGCCCAAGGCGATTGTCTTTGCCATGGCCAACCCCGACCCCGAGATCGGCTATCATGAAGCGCTGGATGTCCGTCCCGATATTGTTATGGCCACGGGCCGCTCCGATTTTCCCAATCAGGTGAATAATGTTCTTGGTTTCCCGTTTATTTTCCGCGGGACGCTGGATGTGGGGTCGGTGAAAATCAACGAAGAGATGAAGCTGGCGGCCAGTCACGCACTGGCGGCTCTGGCGCGCGAAAAGGTTCCCCTCTCTGTCTGCCACGCGTATCGTTTGGATGCACTGCAATTCGGCCCGGAATACATCATCCCCAAACCGCTTGATCCCCGCGTGCTTTTGCATGTCGCGCCGGCTGTCGCAAAAGCCGCGATGGAGTCCGGCGTGGCCACCCGTCCGATCGCCGATTTTTCCAAATACGCTGACAAACTCCACTCGCTGATCGAGCGCAAATTCGCCCGCGACGATGTGCTGGAGATGAGCGCCCCGCCGCTTAAGATTTCCCTGGCGTTTGCGAAGTAG
- a CDS encoding NADH-quinone oxidoreductase subunit I encodes MTIVLKKKQLTFFQRIYIIEIVKGMMITLRHLMKNMLHPGRMMTVQWPEEKKPIPVVHRSEHRLMLREDGSIRCTACMLCQTVCPAYCIHIEADEGETPSMEKYPKKFTIDLLRCVYCGYCVEACPCDAIRMDTGKLVESQYTREDFIKDIDYLKKNHPPGLSPVSEGIY; translated from the coding sequence GACAATAGTCCTCAAGAAAAAACAACTCACCTTCTTCCAGCGGATCTACATCATCGAGATCGTCAAGGGAATGATGATCACCCTCCGCCACCTGATGAAAAACATGCTCCACCCGGGCCGGATGATGACGGTCCAGTGGCCGGAGGAGAAAAAGCCGATCCCCGTCGTGCACCGCTCGGAGCACCGCCTGATGTTGCGGGAAGACGGGAGCATCCGTTGCACCGCCTGCATGCTCTGCCAAACGGTCTGCCCCGCCTACTGCATTCACATCGAGGCAGACGAGGGGGAGACGCCTTCGATGGAAAAATATCCGAAGAAATTCACCATCGATCTGCTCCGTTGTGTCTACTGCGGCTACTGCGTGGAGGCCTGCCCCTGCGACGCCATCCGGATGGATACCGGCAAGCTGGTTGAATCGCAATACACGCGTGAAGATTTCATCAAAGACATCGATTACCTCAAGAAAAACCACCCACCCGGCCTAAGTCCAGTTTCGGAAGGGATTTATTGA